The Panicum virgatum strain AP13 chromosome 3N, P.virgatum_v5, whole genome shotgun sequence genome includes the window CAAACTGTTGGAGACGAAATTTTCTTGTTTTGCCAAATTTTCTAGAATTCCAATCTCAtttggcaaactcttggagatgctctaacaaaCTATAGCCAATTATTATACATAGTTGATCATGTTAGTGTTCATGATTGACCTAAAAAAAGGTTCTTCCTGTAAATAATTGTCTCTGGATTAAAATATCGTTACTAAATTTACATCTTACCTATGCTTATACACGGATACGAATATTTGTATTTGTTGTATTGTCAGCAAAAAGAAACACAAACACTAGTGCTAAAGGTGCATGTTTATGTTAATGCAGTATTTTTATTTCTAAGGAAATGCTACTCATTATAAGTTTATAGGTTACAAACTGGGCATTATTCTGTTGAAAAAATAAAACACTTCCTTATTATCAGGTCCGGCCATGGCAATTAACCTTCCTTATTATCTTTAGAGATTTAACATTCCAATTTTATTGTGGATATACGCTTGTAAGGATTGTGTCTTAATTTTATTTCACTAGCCAGTGGTTACCTAATAATTTATTAAGTATTACTATTACATAGTTTTTGTTCCCCTGCTCCGCTCACCTTCCAATAGATGCCGCTAACTAAATGCTCGAGCAAATGTCTGAGTGACGATTGGTGGCATCCTGATGTTTATCTTGCTGAATATGAAGTGAATTCTTGACTTGGTTAAATGAAAATGAATACtggttgtaatatttttcagGTGTTTACACAGTTCAGTGTATACTTGTACTACTGCATGTATATGAACTGTTTTGACTGAAATATGATGAATAAAAACtacatatttttttctcatttcCATGCCCAAATATTCATATGCAACCATACGAGATACAACTAAGAATATATAGGGGTTTTACACATGTTAGTGATTTTAAAGATTGAGCGCTCTGGGGAAATTTTCCTTCTCATCGACACCATGTTGGACACCACACATCGAgagaagaaataaaagatatCACTTTGAAACACATGACACACATCCCTTCCATCCTCCAGGTTACTACCTCGACGGCAAGCTCATAAGATAGCACGGCAACGCCGCGCCCAAGTTTTCTAGTCAGTTACGAAGTACCTGTGAACCCAACATGACGTTAGGTCAACAACGTTCAACTACAGAGTTATTACTACCTTAGAGCATCTTcagcagaaaaaaaaagtaaagccTCCAACATATAAGACTCATGTGGTTGGTGGAAGTATTGGAAATTAATTTTTAATAGTCTGCTGTGAGAGTGATCACCAAAAATGCAAAAGTAAttaagagagagagaagatatTTTAGTAGTGGTGATGAGCAATCTGTTGAAGATGCTCTTAAATCTAATTTGGAAGCGCAAGGGGAagctagaaaaggaaaacctccAATTGAGAACTAAATGTCTTATTTTGTCATCCCCATAGATTGCCCACCCTAGGAAAAGATAGGGATCAAGGGGATTTTAGTTTCCAAACTAGCCCTTAAGGAAGTTGGGTTACTTACCACCAGAGGCGTAGCCAGGATTTGGATTAAGGTGAGGCCAAATAGTTATTAACAAGCTTTGAGAGGAGCCAATATAGACTAATCTTGATAATTAGCACCATTTCATTAGAGGGTATTAGTGGTGCTAAGAGAAGGTTAGGGTGGCCAGGCTCCTGCGCGCGCCCCTCCACCTTACGCACAGTGCCAGGACACGATCCGCCGGAAATGCTGAAAACCGTATCCCACCCACCAATTATTTTAACTACGGTAGCCTCTTGTATTATTTTTTATGCTACCAAAACATGCAAACAGAAACAGGGATCGAAGGCCAAGGGCAGTTATGTACGAACTGTAACTTGCTGTACAGCGTAAAGTTTACAGTAATGTCAACAGGTTCTGATGGTTTTCCATGAATCCCAAAGGCAATGTACCCAGCTTTGTGCAACTTCGTTGCGATTTGCAAGCCGGATCTCTACCGCCAGCCACTTACAGCTATTTTACAGGTGGAAGTTATTACGAGCACTCGCGGCGACCTCAGGAAAATCGCTCGTCTCCGTGCCCACTAGACGGTGAAGTTTCCATGTGTGGGGTGGTATTGGCCAGGGAGGGGTGGCCCTGCTGCCGGTACGGGAGGCCCGAAGTTGAAGGGGTGGTTGAACATGCAAGCTGGGCCATACTTGCAAACACCGAAGCGACCATAGTATGTGCACACAGGTTGGTCCTGACAAAATgacaaagaaaaggaaaacaagctTAGCCAGTGTTATTATTAAACGATACCCATTTTAATTAGTTTGCAGGGCCTAGTGGAATCAATTGTGCAACATGCTTAAATATTTTTTCCACACAATGCAACTCTTCTGAGATGTTCCCAAACAAAATATTGGAGtcatttctctttcctctccATATAAGTCGAGATACATGGAAGTATCGCAGGCCTATGATCCATGTACTAGTGAATTCCTGGTGCAATCATAAATGTTGTAGTCTTAATGGGGAAAATAAGATGATAGGATAGGATAGGAACTTACAGGTTTGATAGGCAGGCCAATAGGGCTAAGACCTGATAGCGGAGCAGGCTGGCACAATCTTGGATGGTGAAATCTGCATTTCATCCTGTATTTGCAGAAACCACTCTTAACAAAATGCTGGCATTCTGGTTGGCCAGGTCTCTCTGGATATTCATCAGAAGGTAGTTGCTGATGTCCTGGTATATCAGCAGCCTTATACATCGGGTGATTCATATGAGGAGCTGGAAAAGGCGGAAAGGGGACCCCAGGAGGATAATATGGATTCACAGGAACCTGAAACTAATATTCACATGCCAAACAGTTATCCAAGAGAAAGCATCAATATTAAGCATACTGGGAAATTATTAAGTGTTTTAGCAAAAAATCGTTGAATTTACACAACACCTCACATCATTCGGTAATCAAAAACAGATTATTACTACTTGCCATCGCTTTTCTCTTGGCATAATACTTGGCATCGCTACCTTACACGTAATTTCTAACTTTCAACTAGTTCCTCAAAACTGTATATATAAATGGGCACAGAAATAGAACCTCCAAGGACCAGCGAACATACACCAGAAAAATAAACTAACACATTCGGTTCTTAAGCAACAAAAAAAGCAACTTAAGGACAAGCATTACTAATACCATCCAGTTAAATTAATGGCACAGCTGAAGTGAAACAAATTGTTTAATAGAGTACATTTACCTGATGATACCCAGTCCAGTCAGGAGAGGGATACATTCCTTGAGGTGGAATCATTCCTGCACTGTACGATGGCGCTGGAGCTAGAAAAGGAACATGTTGCTCATTCAATGCTCTCTGTTCAGGCCAAATCGGAACACTTGGCTGCGAGGGTCCTTGGGCACTTTGCTGTGGATTATCCCCATTCTCATGTTCCAAAACTGGTTCTTTTGAAGCGACATTACTAGGATCTGGGTGGTGAAATTTGCAGTTAGTGGCAAATTTGCAGCTCCCAGTGCGCATATAGAACGGGCACTCCTTTTCACCCTGCAAGATTAACATGAACTTATGCCTTCAAAAATTCCATATACAAGGATAAATGCATCCACAGTTTTCACAATTTTCTTGTTAATTTGGTACCTAAATTGATAATAATGGTTGCACCTGAATATTATTTTGCACTTTGCAGTACTATAATAAGAATGAGAGGACATAACAAAAATCAAAGTAATAGATAAGGATATAAGCTGCATAAGTAATGATTAATGAAAGACTTACTGGTCTCAGTGGAAGACCAAGAAAGTTCAGCTCGACCTTTTCAACCTCTGCTTTCCCTTCTTTCCCCTCACGGTGGAGGTACTTGCAAGCTGTACCAAATTTGCATCCACCTGGTGTTGAATAATACTGCAAGGTACATTATGTTATAGGATACACAGGAGAAAAATATCATTGCAATGAAAAATCTAATCCCTACCTCATACCTTAGATTTTATACAATATATGTGTGCATCAGCTTAGGCTGTGAGTAGTATCAGCTTACTACAGTGATTAGAAGAAACAAATTTGCAACAAAGTGGTGCACAACAGGAAAAATGAGCAACTAGAAAAAGTACACACAACTGCAACTAGTGGACAAAACAAGGAAGCTCCTGAAAGCAACTGTAGCTACACCAGTCTGGAGGCTAGGCCAGCCTGAGAACAAGTTGGTTTTTCAGATAGGCATGCATGTGCAGAGAGATGGAATACTATCAACCGACTTTCATCTGAATCCAGATGGACCTTGTTTCAAGACACAAGACATCATTGGCTTAGAGCATGTTTGTTTCCCCTCCAGGTTGCGGAATCCAACTTTTATAAGCTGAAGCAGAAACAAACAGCCAGCTTTTGGCCTCAGATTGTACAATCAATCCAACAATCCACTCAAACCCGGCTAGCTGCATTGTAGAATATGGGATGCGAATGGCAGAGGCAGGTTTCGAGTCTAGAGGGGGCTCCATCCTTCTTCTCCCTCCATCTCCAcctttcttcctcttttcctcttctccttccccttTGCCTCCAATGGAGTTCCTGGGGGTAGgggggggggcttgagccccccctGCCCCTACGCTGGATCTGCCCCTGAATGCGATCACATTACCAAACTACCAACAGAACTTGATGGAAAATTACCCACACTACCACCGACCCTATCCGCTTGACCTCTAAACAGTTCGGCGTATTGTAGACTTTTGATATACAAATCCACTCAAAATACAGGTTGCGAAAACATGTACAAGAATTTTAATCTAATTATTTACATCCAGCTTTCGACAATCCAAAAGCTAGATTCTAAAATCCGAAGAGGAAACAAACAGTCCCTTATAATATAGGGAGCTTTTATCAGCCCCAATACAATTGAGTTTTAACATATGTTTTTTTAGGGGGGGTAAATatactaaaaaatttaaaagcTTTTAGTGTGATTCAATCAACAAACTTAAAAACATTATGAAAGGTTGAAAGGTCACAGACAAACCTTGCattcctcctgaacactcccTTCCAAAAAGGTTTCCTTTCTTTTATCCTTGACACCTTTCAAAatctaaaaaatgaaaaagaaaagtaaaTAGAACAATCAGGATACAATAGAACAAAGGTTTCACATAAAATAGAACATAAATCTCCATTAGAAATGGACTTTGGTTAGGAATGCATGTATAGCATCATGCAAGGATGGAAATTGCTTAAAACATGAATTAACATGTTTCTGGGGATGCAGGATGTCATAGTACATTCATTAGATGGTTTATAAAAATCCCACAGCTTAACAATAGATACTTAAAAATAACTGTATGCCCTATGTGTATAAATCCTAACCTTCTGGTTTGTGATATTTGTCTCATCTAACTTCTTGAAATAAACCCCCTTTTCAAGCTCTTCTGAAATCTGCCAGCATAAGATATGATAATTTAAGTTTCAAATGTAATTACATATATTATGAAATCTCAATATTAGTTCACATGACAATGCCCATGACAACCTTTTCCTTTGACTCCATTCTTCCCTTCTTTATATCAATAACCTGCAACAATTTAAATACGGTAGACATCAAACGTGGAGTTCAAAAACGAGGGAAAAAAGTGCAATCTATTTAAGTTTGTACTGAAGGTTAAACAACTGACATTTCACTAGTTCTGCAAGAACAATGCAGTTGCACATAACAAACACATCTGACAAAGATCAAGAACTTAACCATTCCATAAAATGCTAGAAATGAAATACTGACCTCATTTGATGTCTTCCTATGATTTCCTGAGTTAGATGAACTCTCCTTATCATGAAAGGTCTGCACAAATTAGAACattagcaaaaaaaattatgaaatggacATCAAATTACTAGTCCTAAAAGTGATGAATCAAGCTGTAAGATTCATTATTAAAGTTGATCACACATCAGATAGCATCCTATTTTTTTCAGAAGTAACAAGTTATGGAGGCATGCCTTTGAAGTTGCTTCAAAGCTAATCAAATTCTGTATAATGTAAAATATTTGTCagaaataaaagaagaaaatttGGAGGAAGGTGGCATCAGCAGTCCTATACCACTGATAGTTACAATAACCCTGGATCTATGTCATGGGCTCATGGCCAAGTGAGCCACCAAGTGCACATTTATCCCAAGTGGAATAATTAGTTGCCTACAAATTTAGGATGCGCGTATTAtcttttcacattatcatgtaCAAATAAAGTAAAATATGGCTCACCACAGAATCTGAAATATCTGGAACAAGGCCTTCGTATTCTTCTCTAGGAGCCTGGACAAAAGTTAAATAGATAATTATAAACATATTATAGTTTCTGTCTAATCTTCTAAAAGTTAAAGTTATGACTTGTGACTTCAAATATCTCCATGCAATACTGATCATGAAGCGCACAAACATTCCACATTTTGAATAAGCATATCATAGTAAGAAGATTAAATGGAAAATATACCAAACAGCAACCTACTGGATACAACTAGAGATGCAAGGTGGGCACCTAATGGTGTTTTTTGGGTCAGCTAACTAGTTATGTTGATTTGCCATTTTAGTCCATTTTTCTCCCTGAAATTAGTTAGGTGGCATGCACTGTAGTTCA containing:
- the LOC120666017 gene encoding zinc finger CCCH domain-containing protein 65-like isoform X2; the encoded protein is MADAEANTQPPDAAESPIASLSPSSVGAADADAIEKQLAGLGIAVAGGGGFPEPSGWDDVPVPVAVGGGDEVAGEKVRGPPPAPAGAADGKVRFPRRPGEPDCSYYLKFGTCRFGIKCKFNHPSRKKKSSRARGSGSSGSGSNSSSNKTSSPDDDQAPREEYEGLVPDISDSVTFHDKESSSNSGNHRKTSNEVIDIKKGRMESKEKISEELEKGVYFKKLDETNITNQKILKGVKDKRKETFLEGSVQEECKYYSTPGGCKFGTACKYLHREGKEGKAEVEKVELNFLGLPLRPGEKECPFYMRTGSCKFATNCKFHHPDPSNVASKEPVLEHENGDNPQQSAQGPSQPSVPIWPEQRALNEQHVPFLAPAPSYSAGMIPPQGMYPSPDWTGYHQVPVNPYYPPGVPFPPFPAPHMNHPMYKAADIPGHQQLPSDEYPERPGQPECQHFVKSGFCKYRMKCRFHHPRLCQPAPLSGLSPIGLPIKPDQPVCTYYGRFGVCKYGPACMFNHPFNFGPPVPAAGPPLPGQYHPTHGNFTV
- the LOC120666017 gene encoding zinc finger CCCH domain-containing protein 65-like isoform X1, giving the protein MADAEANTQPPDAAESPIASLSPSSVGAADADAIEKQLAGLGIAVAGGGGFPEPSGWDDVPVPVAVGGGDEVAGEKVRGPPPAPAGAADGKVRFPRRPGEPDCSYYLKFGTCRFGIKCKFNHPSRKKKSSRARGSGSSGSGSNSSSNKTSSPDDDQAPREEYEGLVPDISDSVTFHDKESSSNSGNHRKTSNEVIDIKKGRMESKEKISEELEKGVYFKKLDETNITNQKILKGVKDKRKETFLEGSVQEECKYYSTPGGCKFGTACKYLHREGKEGKAEVEKVELNFLGLPLRPGEKECPFYMRTGSCKFATNCKFHHPDPSNVASKEPVLEHENGDNPQQSAQGPSQPSVPIWPEQRALNEQHVPFLAPAPSYSAGMIPPQGMYPSPDWTGYHQFQVPVNPYYPPGVPFPPFPAPHMNHPMYKAADIPGHQQLPSDEYPERPGQPECQHFVKSGFCKYRMKCRFHHPRLCQPAPLSGLSPIGLPIKPDQPVCTYYGRFGVCKYGPACMFNHPFNFGPPVPAAGPPLPGQYHPTHGNFTV